One part of the Longimicrobiales bacterium genome encodes these proteins:
- the lptB gene encoding LPS export ABC transporter ATP-binding protein, translating into MTLDRFLETLSPHDASVALALRELVRRADGTGCLERGEWIAAVLAAHANLPGAHPTIADSAASGDLPDPGELDRYLEEHVLGRLTADGLALAQPATDAWERVCLQGVALDALAARDAWVERLDGAVRNLLEGDGRQSGGGRPIEPRHVEDGSRLSASGLVKIYRKRRVVADVDVEVRQGEIVGLLGPNGAGKTTTFYMIVGLISPDGGQVFLDDRELTRLPMYRRARLGIGYLAQEPSIFRRLTVEENILAILETMKLSRSQRKQRLDGLLDELGLRHLRKSKAYSLSGGERRRLEITRALVTQPKFMLLDEPFAGVDPIAVHDIQQIVADLRHRGIGVIISDHNVEQTLDIVDRAYIMYDGHVRVSGTVQELVWNDEVAEIYFGPTLTARMRQRYQRPEVAAV; encoded by the coding sequence GTGACGCTGGATCGCTTCCTCGAGACGCTCAGTCCTCATGACGCTTCGGTCGCGCTCGCCCTGCGGGAGCTGGTCCGCCGCGCGGACGGCACCGGCTGCCTGGAGCGCGGTGAGTGGATCGCGGCTGTACTGGCCGCCCATGCCAACCTGCCGGGTGCGCATCCGACCATCGCGGATTCCGCCGCGAGCGGCGACCTTCCCGATCCCGGCGAGCTGGACCGGTACCTCGAGGAGCACGTCCTTGGGCGTCTCACGGCGGACGGACTCGCACTGGCGCAGCCCGCGACGGATGCATGGGAGCGGGTGTGCCTGCAGGGCGTCGCCCTCGACGCCCTCGCCGCCCGCGACGCGTGGGTCGAGCGACTGGACGGTGCGGTAAGGAACTTGCTCGAAGGCGACGGGCGCCAGTCCGGGGGGGGGCGGCCGATTGAGCCGCGCCACGTGGAGGACGGCAGCCGCCTCTCGGCCAGCGGGCTGGTCAAGATCTACCGCAAGCGGCGCGTCGTCGCGGACGTGGACGTGGAGGTGCGGCAGGGCGAGATCGTCGGGCTGCTGGGGCCGAACGGGGCGGGGAAGACGACGACGTTCTACATGATCGTCGGACTGATCTCGCCGGACGGCGGGCAGGTGTTCCTGGACGACAGGGAGCTGACCAGGCTTCCGATGTACCGGCGCGCGCGCCTGGGGATCGGCTACCTTGCGCAGGAGCCCTCGATCTTCCGCCGGCTGACGGTGGAGGAGAACATCCTGGCGATTCTGGAGACGATGAAGCTGTCGCGCTCGCAGCGGAAGCAGCGGCTGGACGGGCTGCTCGACGAGCTGGGGCTGCGGCACCTCCGGAAATCAAAGGCGTACTCGCTCTCGGGCGGAGAGCGTCGCAGGCTGGAGATCACGCGCGCGCTGGTCACGCAGCCGAAGTTCATGCTGCTGGACGAGCCGTTTGCGGGTGTCGACCCGATCGCGGTGCACGACATCCAGCAGATCGTCGCGGACCTGCGGCATCGCGGGATCGGCGTGATCATCAGCGATCACAACGTCGAGCAGACGCTCGACATCGTGGATCGCGCCTACATCATGTATGACGGGCACGTCCGTGTCTCGGGCACGGTGCAGGAGCTGGTCTGGAACGACGAGGTGGCCGAGATCTATTTCGGCCCGACACTCACGGCGCGCATGCGCCAGCGATATCAACGTCCTGAAGTGGCAGCCGTATGA
- the rpoN gene encoding RNA polymerase factor sigma-54, protein MKTGLYQGTQLKQEMKINPRLYQAMDLLYMPLLDLQQHIKQEMLNNPFLDLEEPQVTEEETQVKDEQKEREKEKEQEEIDWEEILLDGFEAGGRRAEYEDKEYYEPVPVDTRDLYDHLRDQLMLMPLPQRDILLGEEFIGNIDENGYLTCPVEDVVTGLNTWVAEHGAAWEQDSGEPLRPFTLGEGEKMLKVIQDFDPPGIGARDLRECLLLQMLDEELEDTLAYRIVHDYFDQLINHRWSEISKELSITPRDVQSAADEIAKLDPKPGLKYAAPGDNYITPDLIVDKIDGEYLVFLNDTSLPRLKLSRAYREIARDKSKFKGENKEFISNKLNSANWMIQAIEQRRQTMLKVMNFIVDRQREFFEKGVQYLKPLTLREVAEVINMHESTVSRVTNEKFVQTPRGVLPLKFFFSSGLSTTSGEDVSARGIKAKIQKLVDEEEPKKPLTDQAIVNILKQEGIQIARRTVAKYRDQLGILSARMRKRV, encoded by the coding sequence ATGAAGACTGGTCTCTACCAGGGGACACAGCTCAAGCAGGAGATGAAGATCAATCCACGCCTGTACCAGGCGATGGATCTCCTGTACATGCCGCTGCTCGACCTGCAGCAGCATATCAAGCAGGAAATGCTGAACAACCCCTTCCTCGACCTGGAGGAGCCGCAGGTCACGGAGGAGGAAACGCAGGTCAAGGACGAGCAGAAGGAGCGCGAGAAGGAAAAGGAGCAGGAGGAGATCGACTGGGAGGAGATTCTCCTGGACGGTTTCGAGGCCGGCGGCCGGCGCGCGGAGTACGAGGACAAGGAGTACTACGAGCCGGTGCCGGTCGACACGCGGGACCTCTACGACCACCTGCGCGACCAGCTCATGCTGATGCCGCTGCCGCAGCGCGACATCCTGCTGGGCGAGGAGTTCATCGGCAACATCGACGAGAACGGCTACCTGACCTGTCCCGTGGAGGACGTGGTCACGGGGTTGAACACGTGGGTGGCCGAGCACGGTGCCGCGTGGGAGCAGGACTCGGGCGAGCCGCTTCGGCCCTTCACGCTCGGTGAGGGCGAGAAGATGCTGAAGGTGATCCAGGACTTCGATCCGCCCGGCATCGGCGCCCGCGACCTGCGCGAGTGCCTGCTGCTGCAGATGCTGGACGAGGAGCTGGAGGACACGCTCGCCTACCGGATCGTGCACGACTATTTCGACCAGCTCATCAATCACCGCTGGTCGGAGATCTCCAAGGAGCTGTCGATCACGCCGCGCGACGTGCAGAGCGCCGCGGACGAGATTGCCAAGCTGGACCCGAAGCCGGGGCTGAAGTACGCGGCGCCGGGCGACAACTACATCACGCCGGACCTGATCGTCGACAAGATCGACGGCGAGTACCTGGTCTTCCTGAACGACACGAGCCTGCCGCGCCTGAAGCTGTCACGGGCGTACCGCGAGATCGCCAGGGACAAATCCAAGTTCAAGGGCGAGAACAAGGAGTTCATCTCCAACAAGCTGAACTCCGCGAACTGGATGATCCAGGCGATCGAGCAGCGCCGCCAGACGATGCTGAAAGTTATGAACTTCATCGTCGACCGGCAGCGCGAGTTCTTCGAAAAGGGTGTGCAGTACCTGAAGCCGCTGACGCTGCGTGAAGTCGCCGAGGTCATCAACATGCACGAGTCGACGGTCTCGCGCGTGACCAACGAGAAGTTCGTGCAGACGCCCCGCGGCGTGCTGCCGCTCAAGTTCTTCTTCTCGAGCGGCCTCTCGACGACATCGGGCGAGGACGTGAGCGCGCGCGGCATCAAGGCGAAGATCCAGAAGCTGGTCGACGAGGAGGAGCCGAAGAAGCCGCTGACCGACCAGGCGATCGTGAACATCCTGAAGCAGGAAGGCATTCAGATCGCGCGTCGCACGGTCGCCAAGTACCGCGACCAGCTCGGCATCCTGTCGGCTCGCATGCGCAAGCGGGTGTGA